The genomic window AGAATTTGCTTGATAGTACTGTAGATCTAAGTATTCCAGATTTATATTTTTCTATGTCCAGACAGACTTTCTTTAAATCAAAAAAGAAAGCAAGAAAAACTAGATGGTATAAAAACATATATGAGAATATTGGAGTTTCATATTCTGCAAATATTTCAAATTCTATACTTACAAAAGAAGATAAAGTATTTACAGAACAAACTCTTCATGATTTTAGAAATGGGATGAAACATAATATTCCAGTCAGTTCATCGGTAAAAGTTTTAAAATATTTTATGCTCAATCCATCACTATCATATACTGAAAGGTGGTATTTAAAATCAACAAGAAAAGAATGGATACCTCAGCAAAACTTTGCAACTGATACCATTCCTGCGTATTTAAAAACTGATACAATCAACGGATTTTCAAGAGCAGGCGATTATATTGTTTCGGTTCCGTTAACTACTAAATTATATGGCTTTTATCAAAGCAGAAATCCAAATGCAAAATTAATTGCATTAAGACATATGATGACTCCTTCGTTAAGTTATAGCTATCGTCCTGATTATTCAAAATCAAAATTTGGTTATTACGAAACTGTTCAGAAAGATAATACTGGCAGAACAGACACATACTCAAAATTTGAAACCGGAATCTTTGGGGGTCCTTCAAAAGGTAAATACGGTGCTATAAATATAAACCTTGGAAATAACCTTGAATTAAAAGTAAAATCTGATAAAGACACAGTTACAGGAACTAAAAAAATAATAATACTTGAGAGTCTTAATTTTGGAAGTTCTTACAATATGGCACTTGACTCGATGAAGTGGTCAACAATTAATGTTCAGGGAAGAACAACACTTTTCAAGATTTTATCAATTAATTTTGGTGGTGTTATCGATCCATACTCCTACGACAGTTTAGGTAGAAAAAGAAAAGAATCACAATGGAAACAAAATAGAAAAATCGGAAAACTAATATCAGGAAATCTTTCAACAGGATTTAGTTTAACATCTGATGGATTAAAACAAAAATCGAAAGAAAATCAGTCTGACGCTGCAAAACAAGCAGCACTAACAGCTGGATTACCTGACAATTATTTAGATTACTATGTAGACTTTAAAGTTCCATGGAGTATTAGAATTGATTTAAATCTTTATTATAACAGTATTTACAATTATGAAACTTACCAGTTTCAGAATACATTAAATAAGGCAATAAGTTTATCAGGCGATATTAACATTACAGAAAAATGGAAAATATCTTATTCTACAGGTTTTGATATTAAAACGAGAAAATTCACTTATACTAATTTTAATATTTACAGAGATTTACATTGTTGGGAAATGCGATTATCCTGGATTCCATTTGGTGCATACCGAAGTTATAGTTTTCAGATTAATGTAAAATCTTCAGTATTGCAGGACTTAAAACTTTTAAGAAGAAACCCACCGGATTATTCTCAGTTTAATTAAAATTAAAACCTGACTGATTTTTAAGACTTAACAGGTTTTAAAAATCCTGTTAGGTCTATATTTCGTTTACCCAGTTTTGAATAATTTTATTACCAAAAGAGGTTAATATTGATTCAGGATGAAACTGAATTCCTTTAATATTTAATTCTTTATGGCTTAAAGCCATTATTGTTCCATCTACATCTCTGGCAGTAATATTTAAGCAAGTTGGAAAATTTTGATCTGAAACTGCCCATGAATGATATCTCCCCGAATTAAATGATTCTGGTAGTCCATTAAAAATAAAGTCACTTGATACAATTTTTGTTTCGCGCTCAACTCCATGCCATACTTCATGCAAATTAAATAACTCACCACCAAAAGCTTCAGCTATTGATTGATGTCCTAAACAAATGCCTAAAACTGGTTTATTTGCGCCATATTCAAGAATTATTTCTTTTAAAATTGGAACATCTGAAGGCATTCCTGGACCAGGTGAAATTATTACAGCATCAATTTTTTTTAAAGAATTTAAAGTAATTTTATGGTTTCTGATTACTTCTATATTCTTTGCCAATGGCAGTAAATAATGATATAAGTTAAATGTAAACGAATCAAAATTATCAACAATAACTATGGAAATGTTTTTTATCAAACTACAAATAATTTTGAATTACTACTTTTGAGCAAAATTAAAAATTACAAACTAAGAATTTAAATAATGAAGAAAGTAATTTCAACAGAAAAGGCACCAAAAGCAATTGGCCCTTACAGTCAGGCTATTGAAGCAAATAATACAGTTTACATTTCAGGTCAGTTAGGAATTAACCCTGAAACTGGAACTTTAGTTGAAGGAATTGAAAAACAAACAGAACAGGTTTTAAAAAATATGGGAGCAATTTTAGAAGCTGCCGGATTATCTTTTAAAAATGTAGTAAAATGTACAGTTTTACTTGATAACATGGATAATTTTAAAGCTATGAACGAAGTTTACGGAAGATTTTTCACAGAGCAAGCTCCGGCACGCGCTGCTTATGGTGTTGTAAAATTACCTTTAGGCGGATTAGTTGAAATTGAAGCTATTGCAACAAAAGAATAAAATGTCTGGTTCCAACAATTTCGAACTTCCTGTATATTCACGCAATGTTGTTGAATTTGTAACAGTTGCTGTTGAGTATTGTAATTTTATTGAAAGCAGTCAGGAAATTTCTGCTTTTGATTTTTCTTCGGCAATAAATAAAATACTCCCCCTCACCTATTTAAAAGCATCAATGTTGCCGAATGTTGAATCTGAAGAAGAAAGCAGCACTGAAGATTTTGTAACTGAAGAAATTTACAATAATATTCAAGAGAGTATTTCATTAAAACTTGGTGAAAACGACTTAGATTGCGAGGTTCCGGAAACCGTTTCACAAAACGGCGAAAACACAACTGCAACAGTTTCGGAAATTATTACCGATATTTATCAGGATTTAAAAAACTTTATGATGAGTTATCGTACAGGAGAAGAATATATTATGACTGAAGCTCTATGGGTTTGTAAACAAAACTTTGAACAATTCTGGGGATTAAGACTTCTTGCAGTACAAACTCCTGTTCACAAACTACTTTATAGCGATACAGATTGGGAAATAACAAAGTCAGATAAAAAAGAAGCAGACACAAGCAACTGGTTAATATCACAACGTCAACAAGAATGGGGAAATGATTTCTGATTTTCTTCAAAATATAACAAAAGAGGAAATTGAAAAACTTCCTTTAGGTCATTTCGAAGGCGAAATTGTACTCGTTGATACATTACCCAAACTTAAAAAAGCTGTTGACTATTTAAAAAAACAATCTGAAATTGGTTTTGATACAGAAACCAAACCTGCTTTTGTTAAAGGTCAAAAAAATAATGTTGCACTTTTACAATTATCTACTGAAAAGAAAGCATTTCTTTTTCGAATACATCATTTAAAACCAATAAATACTCTTTTTGAAATTTTTGCTGATCCAAAAATCATAAAAATTGGTGCCGATATTGCCCAAGATTTAAACGCGCTTCAAAAAGTTTCTCCTTTTAAAGTTGCTGGATTTATTGACATACAAAAATACTCCTGCGAATTTGGCATAATTGATAATGGACTAAAAAAATTAGCTGCAATTGTGCTAGGTATTAAAATTTCAAAATCACAACGATTAACAAATTGGGAAGCACCGGAATTAACACCTAGTCAAATGATTTATGCAGCAACAGATGCATGGGTTTGTTTGAAAATGTATAAAGCTTTAGTGAAAAATAAAATTCAAAATAATTCTGAAGAAATAGAATAATTAATAACATTTTGTAAAATATTTTATAAAATCTCAAATGTCATTCTGAACGAAGTGAAGAATCTAGATACGAATAATAGATGTTTCGCTACACTCAATATGACAAGACAAAATAAAAATGACAAACACTCCCAAACTTTTTTTAAAATCAGGTAAAGACAAATCTGTAAAAAGATTACATCCATGGATTTTTTCCGGTGCAATCGGTAAGATAGAAGGTAATCCTTCAGAAGGTGATGTTGTGGATTTATATGATAATGAAAATAATTTTATCGCAAAAGGACATTATCAGCCCGATTCTATAACAATAAGAATATTAACTTTTGAAAAAGAAGAAATTGATTCAGTATTCTGGGAAAAAAGAATTCAGATTGCTGTAAACCATAGAATTTCCTGTGGATTATACAATTCTGAAACTACAAATGTTTTTAGATTAATACATGGCGAAGGTGACTTTTTACCCGGATTAATAGTTGACTGCTACAACGGAATAGCTGTAATTCAGTGTCACAGTGGAGGTATGTACCGTGCACGAATTGAAATTGCAAATGCATTAAAAACTATAATGGGTGATAAACTTATTGCAGTATATGATAAAAGTGCAGGAACACTTCCATTTAAATTTTCTGAAATACCTGAAAATAGTTTTCTTATTGGCAAAGCAAACAGCGAAATTGAAGTTTTAGAAAATGGTTTTAAATTTCTGATTAATTTTGTAGAAGGTCAGAAAACCGGATTTTTTATTGATCAACGTGAGAATCGTCAACTACTTTCTCAATATTCAAAAAATCGCGATGTAGCTAATATGTTTGCATATACTGGTGGATTTTCTGTTTACGCACTTGGTGCCGGAGCAAAATCTGTTCACAGCATTGATTCATCAGCAAAGGCTACAGAGTTAGCTTCCAGGAATGTTGTTGCTAACAATTATTCTGATAAGCATGAAATAATCACTGAAGATGTTTTGAAATATATTGATAACATCGATCAGAAATACGACTTAATAATACTCGATCCACCTGCATTTGCAAAACACACAAGAAATTTAAACAATGCTCTGCAAGCTTACAAGAGATTAAATGCAAGAGCTATTAAAGCAATACGAGCAGGTGGAATAATTTTCACATTCAGTTGCTCACAAGTTGTTAG from Bacteroidia bacterium includes these protein-coding regions:
- a CDS encoding aminodeoxychorismate/anthranilate synthase component II translates to MSIVIVDNFDSFTFNLYHYLLPLAKNIEVIRNHKITLNSLKKIDAVIISPGPGMPSDVPILKEIILEYGANKPVLGICLGHQSIAEAFGGELFNLHEVWHGVERETKIVSSDFIFNGLPESFNSGRYHSWAVSDQNFPTCLNITARDVDGTIMALSHKELNIKGIQFHPESILTSFGNKIIQNWVNEI
- a CDS encoding 3'-5' exonuclease domain-containing protein 2, which gives rise to MISDFLQNITKEEIEKLPLGHFEGEIVLVDTLPKLKKAVDYLKKQSEIGFDTETKPAFVKGQKNNVALLQLSTEKKAFLFRIHHLKPINTLFEIFADPKIIKIGADIAQDLNALQKVSPFKVAGFIDIQKYSCEFGIIDNGLKKLAAIVLGIKISKSQRLTNWEAPELTPSQMIYAATDAWVCLKMYKALVKNKIQNNSEEIE
- a CDS encoding DUF5063 domain-containing protein; this encodes MSGSNNFELPVYSRNVVEFVTVAVEYCNFIESSQEISAFDFSSAINKILPLTYLKASMLPNVESEEESSTEDFVTEEIYNNIQESISLKLGENDLDCEVPETVSQNGENTTATVSEIITDIYQDLKNFMMSYRTGEEYIMTEALWVCKQNFEQFWGLRLLAVQTPVHKLLYSDTDWEITKSDKKEADTSNWLISQRQQEWGNDF
- a CDS encoding RidA family protein translates to MKKVISTEKAPKAIGPYSQAIEANNTVYISGQLGINPETGTLVEGIEKQTEQVLKNMGAILEAAGLSFKNVVKCTVLLDNMDNFKAMNEVYGRFFTEQAPARAAYGVVKLPLGGLVEIEAIATKE
- a CDS encoding LPS-assembly protein LptD, which gives rise to MHKNNTFIRKSTHIIFATILLILLANIAYCQVIVPNDTVVKAVDTLNLTDGTKVAIDSLGKDTTKVTVVKNVSRVDAPVQYTATDSMIFNIKEQKVYLYNTAQINYKEIELKADYIEINFGKDEAYAAGVKDSSGKEVGKPHFKDGGDEFDAQTLRYNFKTKKGIIKGVVTEQSGGFLHSERTKRLEDGNVCLKNGLYTTCNLDHPHFYVNLTKAKVIPKEKIISGPAYLVIEDVPIPLGIPFGFFPNKKGNKSGIIIPEYGEEQLRGFFLKGGGYYFAISDYLEMTLKGDVYSRGSWGSSLVSNYKKRYKYQGNINFSYSKLVTGEKELPNFNSQNTYWFRWNHTQDQKAHPNHTFTANVNLGSSSYNKLNTYSVANRMQSNVQSSISYNQRWPNSPFNLSANLRHSQNLLDSTVDLSIPDLYFSMSRQTFFKSKKKARKTRWYKNIYENIGVSYSANISNSILTKEDKVFTEQTLHDFRNGMKHNIPVSSSVKVLKYFMLNPSLSYTERWYLKSTRKEWIPQQNFATDTIPAYLKTDTINGFSRAGDYIVSVPLTTKLYGFYQSRNPNAKLIALRHMMTPSLSYSYRPDYSKSKFGYYETVQKDNTGRTDTYSKFETGIFGGPSKGKYGAININLGNNLELKVKSDKDTVTGTKKIIILESLNFGSSYNMALDSMKWSTINVQGRTTLFKILSINFGGVIDPYSYDSLGRKRKESQWKQNRKIGKLISGNLSTGFSLTSDGLKQKSKENQSDAAKQAALTAGLPDNYLDYYVDFKVPWSIRIDLNLYYNSIYNYETYQFQNTLNKAISLSGDINITEKWKISYSTGFDIKTRKFTYTNFNIYRDLHCWEMRLSWIPFGAYRSYSFQINVKSSVLQDLKLLRRNPPDYSQFN
- a CDS encoding class I SAM-dependent rRNA methyltransferase, whose amino-acid sequence is MTNTPKLFLKSGKDKSVKRLHPWIFSGAIGKIEGNPSEGDVVDLYDNENNFIAKGHYQPDSITIRILTFEKEEIDSVFWEKRIQIAVNHRISCGLYNSETTNVFRLIHGEGDFLPGLIVDCYNGIAVIQCHSGGMYRARIEIANALKTIMGDKLIAVYDKSAGTLPFKFSEIPENSFLIGKANSEIEVLENGFKFLINFVEGQKTGFFIDQRENRQLLSQYSKNRDVANMFAYTGGFSVYALGAGAKSVHSIDSSAKATELASRNVVANNYSDKHEIITEDVLKYIDNIDQKYDLIILDPPAFAKHTRNLNNALQAYKRLNARAIKAIRAGGIIFTFSCSQVVSRDDFRRSVFAAAASTGRQVKILHQLTQPNDHPISIY